ATTGTAGCGGAACGTTCGCAGAGCAGCAAAATAGTTACTGTTTTTAGCCTTACTTCTCGGCCGCTTCAGCTTTTTTCTGAGGCTTAGCCGGTGCCCGTTTATTCGTGGCATCACGGAGTAATTGATACAAAGTTGCTGTAATTGGTACTCCCAGTAACATGCCAATAATGCCAGCGACACCACTACCGACCGTGATCGCCGCCAACACCCAGATTCCAGGTAAGCCGATCGAAGTGCCGACCACTCGCGGATAAATCAGGTTATTTTCCAGTTGCTGCAACACTAAAATAAAAACAATGAACAGGAATGCCTTAAGTGGTGAATCAACAACAATCAGCAAGAAGCCAACTGCCGCGCCGATCCACGCACCAAAAATTGGAATCAACGCCATGATACCGATAAATGCCCCAATTGGCACCGCATTAGGAAATCTAAATAGCCACATTCCTAACATGCACAACGTTCCCAGTACAAATGCTTCGGTAACTTGACCCACAATAAAACTGCTGAACATTTTATTGGCTACCTGCAAAACATAATGAATTTTGTCTAGCGCGCGTTGTGGCACAAAAGCGTGACTAACGCGACGTACATTATTAGCCAACCGTTCCTTGCTACTAAGAATATAAATAGCAAAAGTTACTGCTAAGAAGAAATTAACGATTCCTTTAGTGATATTACCAAAAATCGTGAACGCCGAACCAAAAATTCCACTCACACCACTGGTGAAATATTGCATCACTTTTGATTGAATCGACTGCCAATCGATCTCCATTGATTCCAATTGTTTGGTAATCAATGGTAACTGATCAGTATCTTTAAGCCAATTGGCAGTATTGTTTGCGATCGTTGGTACAGAAGTGAAAAAATCACCGAGTGCAGTGGCAAACTTCGGGATCACCAACTGTAAGACACCTAAAATAACCGCGATAATGATCAGCAACGCCACCACGATCACCACTGGACGGCGACTTTTTTGTAACCAACGCTTCTTTGTGTGTGGAAAGTACCATTTTTCCAAACGGGCACATAGCAAATTCAACACATAAGCTAGCGCACCCCCAAGAATCAATGGTAAAATCACGCCGAGAATATTGGTGAATGCCCCATAAATCTGTTTTGGATAAATTAAAATAATTAGAAATAGGCCGCCAATGATTGCAGCTTGAATAATGCGTTTCCGGTTGATTTCCATAGAAAACTCCTCTACTTGATTTAATCAAAGCTGGTGCTTAAACTCCGGATGTTCTTATTACAATAACATATAACACTAATCAATTTCATCCGCCGTTGGAACCAAAATGATTTTATCCTTACTGCTACCAGCGGTCAATAATTGGTGAGCTTGAGCCGCATAGGCAAAAGCATTAACCGCCAATTTATCCTCCAGCAAACGACCACGACTGAATTCATGATTCAATGTTTTGGCCGCTTGCTGCAGCTGACTCAGTGTCGCATGGCTAATGACAAAGCCGGCAATATTTTTATCAGTCGTATAAAATTCGCGCACCCGGAAATCAAATTGATCAGTTGCTGGCGCAGTGATCAGCGCCACGGTTCCCCGTTGTGCTAATAGATCTAGATTGGCCTGTAACGCTACGCGGCCAGAAGTATCAACGATATAATCGATACCTTGAGGATATTTATCAGCAATTTCGACGGTAAAATCTGTCTGATAATCATACGGCGCTGCACTACCTAATTTGGTTAATTGCGCAAAGTCACACGGCTGCGAAGTTGTGATCACAGTCAAGCCCATATCGTGTGCCAATTGAATTAATTTACGACCAACATGGCCTGCTGCGCCCTCTACTAATAAAGTCGCACCAGGCCGCACCTGGAAAATATCGGCCAACAAAATAGCCGCCGTTGCTCCTGAATGGACAGCTGCCACTAGTTGCAGTGGATTAACGGCCGCAGGTACTTTGAAGACGCGCGCCACTGGGATCGCTGCATATTCGCTGGTTACACCTTGGCGTCCGGCATAGCCCATACTATTAGTCCAGACTAAATCGCCTTTTTTGAATTGATCAACCGCATTGCCCACTGCCACCACAGTTCCTACCGCGTCACGCCCGATAATAAACGGAAACGTCAGCTGAGTCTTAAAACTTCCCCCGCGAATAAAAGTATCCACATGATCGACGGCAACTGCTTTAACCTTGATCAAAACATCATGTGACGCTACATACGGCATCGGTAATTCGCCTAATTGAATTTCTGTTGGCGCGCCGGTCCGTTTAATATATGCCGCTTGCACAAAAATTCCTCCTCTACACCCACTCTAAAGTGGCTAATTTATTCCGTTCAATAATTTATAGCTGTGTTAAGCATATTATACTGCACTGACAGCGCTTAATTAAGCTATAATGAAAAGTAAGCAAAACTATTAAAAGGAAGTCCTATTTATGGCTGAGTTAGAAACAATTATTCACGAACGGCACAGTGTACGTCGCTATGAAACAAATCATCCCATTTCTACTACCGAACTTGATGACATGATTGCCACAGCTGCTTTAGCGCCCACTGCAATGAACAAACAGCCGTTGCGCTACTTAGTACTCGATTCACCAGAAGCACGTACTAAGTTACTACAACAGGCTAGCTTTAATCAAAGTCAAATCGAAACCGCCAGTAGTTTAGTGCTGATTGTCGCTGACTTAGTCAATGATGATGCGTCAGCTTTTAGCACTAGTCATGGCACACCGGCACCAGATGCGGGTACTTTAACCAACCATGCCTTAAATGCCGGTTTAGCTGGTATGCAATTAATGTTGATCGCGCAAAATCGCGGTTACGTCACCAACCCAATGACTGGTTTCAATCATAACGAAATCTTATCTGCATTTGGAATCGACAAGGAACGTTATGTGCCACTATTATTGATTGCTATTGGTAAAAGTAACGATCATGGTCAAGCTAGCGAACATAAGCCACTAAATCAGATCTTACTACGGAAATAACAGCTTAAATAAAAACAAGGCAGCGTGTTATGCTGACCTTGTTTTATTTAATTGCTTGAAATGCAGCGGTTACTGTAGGATGCACTGTACCTGAAGCAAACAGCTGAACGGT
This is a stretch of genomic DNA from Loigolactobacillus coryniformis subsp. coryniformis KCTC 3167 = DSM 20001. It encodes these proteins:
- a CDS encoding AI-2E family transporter codes for the protein MEINRKRIIQAAIIGGLFLIILIYPKQIYGAFTNILGVILPLILGGALAYVLNLLCARLEKWYFPHTKKRWLQKSRRPVVIVVALLIIIAVILGVLQLVIPKFATALGDFFTSVPTIANNTANWLKDTDQLPLITKQLESMEIDWQSIQSKVMQYFTSGVSGIFGSAFTIFGNITKGIVNFFLAVTFAIYILSSKERLANNVRRVSHAFVPQRALDKIHYVLQVANKMFSSFIVGQVTEAFVLGTLCMLGMWLFRFPNAVPIGAFIGIMALIPIFGAWIGAAVGFLLIVVDSPLKAFLFIVFILVLQQLENNLIYPRVVGTSIGLPGIWVLAAITVGSGVAGIIGMLLGVPITATLYQLLRDATNKRAPAKPQKKAEAAEK
- a CDS encoding alcohol dehydrogenase catalytic domain-containing protein produces the protein MQAAYIKRTGAPTEIQLGELPMPYVASHDVLIKVKAVAVDHVDTFIRGGSFKTQLTFPFIIGRDAVGTVVAVGNAVDQFKKGDLVWTNSMGYAGRQGVTSEYAAIPVARVFKVPAAVNPLQLVAAVHSGATAAILLADIFQVRPGATLLVEGAAGHVGRKLIQLAHDMGLTVITTSQPCDFAQLTKLGSAAPYDYQTDFTVEIADKYPQGIDYIVDTSGRVALQANLDLLAQRGTVALITAPATDQFDFRVREFYTTDKNIAGFVISHATLSQLQQAAKTLNHEFSRGRLLEDKLAVNAFAYAAQAHQLLTAGSSKDKIILVPTADEID
- a CDS encoding nitroreductase family protein gives rise to the protein MAELETIIHERHSVRRYETNHPISTTELDDMIATAALAPTAMNKQPLRYLVLDSPEARTKLLQQASFNQSQIETASSLVLIVADLVNDDASAFSTSHGTPAPDAGTLTNHALNAGLAGMQLMLIAQNRGYVTNPMTGFNHNEILSAFGIDKERYVPLLLIAIGKSNDHGQASEHKPLNQILLRK